From a region of the Halorubrum sp. BV1 genome:
- the carB gene encoding carbamoyl-phosphate synthase large subunit, whose protein sequence is MSEDRTILLIGSGPIQIGQAAEFDYSGAQACRALQEEGARVVLVNSNPATIMTDPDTADRVYIEPITPEAIAEVIRIEEPDGVIAGLGGQTGLNVTAELAEQGILEEHDVDVMGTPLDTIYATEDRDLFRQRMENIGQPVPKSTTISLGEDESVTDFDEAAFRERVRDAVDSVGGLPVISRTTYTLGGSGSGVVEEFDELVERVRKGLRLSRNSEVLITESIAGWVELEYEVMRDADDSCIIICNMENIDPMGIHTGESTVVTPSQVIPDDGHQEMRDAALGVIRELGIQGGCNIQFAWHDDGTPGGEYRVVEVNPRVSRSSALASKATGYPIARVTAKVALGKRLHEIENEITGETTAAFEPAIDYVVTKVPRWPIDKFDDVDFELGTAMKSTGEAMSIGRTFEESMVKALRSSEYDPAVDFGEVADAELESAYLERPSPDRPYAMFEAFDRGYSVDDVIDLTGIHRWYVERFEKIADGTAAAAEGDFTEAAMVGRTDAEIAATATAGGVEADVSDVETQVPDRTYKQVDTCAGEFEASTPYYYSARLPEFIQDADTAGAADEVRVDPDVESVVVVGGGPIRIGQGVEFDYCAVHAVRALRELGIDAHVINNNPETVSTDYDTSDGLFFEPISAEEVADVIETTGADGVMVQFGGQTSVNVGEPLKAEIDRRGLDCKVLGTSVEAMDLAEDRDRFNVLMDEIGVAQPEGGTATSEAEALDLAHQIGYPVLVRPSYVLGGRAMRVVDNDAELEEYIEEAVRVSPDKPILVDQFLADAVELDVDAVADGEDVLIGGVMEHVESAGVHSGDSACMIPPRSLDDDTLSRVREVTEDIARALDTVGLLNVQLAVTSVHDDDTESEVFVLEANPRSSRTVPFVSKATGVPIAKLAAKVMTDGVSLADLDAAEQIPEHLSVKEVVLPFDRLPGSDPRLGPEMKSTGEVMGTARSFGKAYDKAQDATSKPIPESGTAVVDLSAEEFPDPDTEAGEALVEGYAEHFQLSEATDLIEAAKHGEIDLIVSRQRELLETAVEEEITYFSTYASAQAALEAIEHADDDIDVMAVSDRPKRVEKWGATE, encoded by the coding sequence ATGAGCGAGGACCGGACCATACTGCTCATCGGTAGCGGACCGATACAGATTGGACAGGCGGCGGAGTTCGACTACTCCGGAGCGCAGGCGTGCCGCGCGCTTCAGGAGGAGGGCGCGCGCGTCGTCTTGGTGAACTCGAATCCGGCGACTATCATGACCGACCCGGATACGGCGGACCGGGTCTACATCGAGCCGATCACGCCGGAGGCGATAGCGGAGGTCATCCGGATCGAAGAGCCCGATGGCGTCATCGCCGGGCTCGGCGGACAGACCGGGCTGAACGTCACCGCCGAACTCGCCGAGCAGGGCATTCTCGAAGAGCACGACGTGGATGTGATGGGGACGCCGCTCGACACAATCTACGCGACGGAGGACCGCGACCTGTTCCGCCAGCGGATGGAGAACATCGGCCAGCCGGTACCCAAGTCGACGACCATCTCGCTCGGTGAGGACGAGTCGGTCACGGACTTCGACGAGGCGGCGTTCCGCGAGCGCGTCAGGGACGCCGTCGATTCGGTCGGCGGGCTTCCCGTCATCTCGCGGACGACGTACACGCTCGGCGGCTCCGGCTCCGGCGTCGTCGAGGAGTTCGACGAGCTGGTCGAGCGCGTCCGCAAGGGGCTGCGGCTCTCGCGCAACAGCGAGGTGCTCATCACCGAGTCCATCGCGGGCTGGGTCGAACTGGAGTACGAGGTGATGCGGGACGCCGACGACTCCTGTATCATCATCTGCAACATGGAGAACATCGACCCGATGGGGATCCACACCGGCGAGTCGACGGTCGTGACCCCCTCGCAGGTGATCCCGGACGACGGCCACCAGGAGATGCGCGACGCAGCGCTCGGCGTCATCCGCGAACTTGGGATCCAGGGCGGCTGTAACATCCAGTTCGCGTGGCACGACGACGGTACTCCCGGCGGCGAGTACCGCGTCGTCGAGGTGAACCCGCGCGTCTCCCGGTCCTCGGCGCTCGCCTCGAAGGCGACCGGCTACCCGATCGCCCGCGTGACCGCGAAGGTCGCCTTGGGCAAGCGGCTCCACGAGATCGAAAACGAGATCACCGGCGAGACGACGGCCGCCTTCGAACCCGCGATCGACTACGTGGTGACGAAGGTGCCGCGCTGGCCGATCGACAAGTTTGACGATGTGGACTTCGAGCTCGGGACGGCGATGAAGTCGACGGGCGAGGCGATGTCCATCGGACGGACGTTCGAGGAGAGCATGGTGAAGGCGCTCCGCTCGTCGGAGTACGACCCGGCCGTCGACTTCGGCGAAGTGGCAGACGCCGAGCTGGAGTCGGCGTACCTCGAACGCCCGAGCCCCGACCGGCCGTACGCGATGTTCGAGGCGTTCGATCGCGGCTACAGCGTCGACGACGTGATCGACCTGACTGGGATCCACCGCTGGTACGTCGAGCGCTTCGAGAAGATCGCCGACGGGACGGCCGCGGCCGCGGAGGGCGACTTCACCGAGGCCGCCATGGTCGGCCGGACGGACGCCGAGATCGCGGCGACCGCGACCGCCGGCGGCGTCGAGGCGGACGTGAGCGACGTGGAGACACAGGTGCCGGACCGGACGTACAAGCAGGTCGACACCTGCGCCGGCGAGTTCGAGGCGTCCACGCCGTACTACTACTCCGCACGGCTCCCCGAATTCATCCAGGACGCAGACACCGCGGGCGCGGCCGACGAGGTCCGCGTCGACCCCGACGTCGAGAGCGTCGTGGTCGTCGGCGGCGGCCCGATCCGCATCGGGCAAGGCGTCGAGTTCGACTACTGCGCGGTCCACGCGGTCCGCGCGCTCCGCGAACTCGGCATCGACGCGCACGTCATCAACAACAACCCCGAGACGGTCTCGACGGACTACGACACCTCCGACGGGCTGTTCTTCGAACCCATCTCTGCTGAGGAGGTCGCAGACGTGATAGAGACGACCGGCGCGGACGGTGTGATGGTCCAGTTCGGCGGGCAGACCTCCGTGAACGTGGGCGAACCGCTCAAAGCGGAGATCGACCGCCGCGGGCTCGACTGCAAGGTGCTGGGCACGAGCGTTGAGGCGATGGATCTGGCGGAAGACCGGGACCGCTTCAACGTCCTGATGGACGAGATTGGCGTCGCCCAGCCGGAAGGAGGAACCGCCACGAGCGAGGCCGAAGCGCTCGATTTGGCCCACCAGATCGGCTACCCCGTCCTCGTCCGTCCCTCCTACGTGCTCGGCGGCCGCGCGATGCGGGTCGTCGACAACGACGCGGAACTCGAAGAGTACATCGAGGAGGCGGTCCGGGTCTCGCCCGACAAGCCGATCTTGGTCGACCAGTTCCTCGCCGACGCGGTCGAACTGGACGTCGACGCCGTCGCGGACGGTGAAGACGTACTGATCGGCGGCGTGATGGAACACGTCGAGAGCGCCGGTGTCCACTCCGGCGACTCCGCCTGTATGATCCCGCCCCGCTCGCTCGACGACGACACCCTCTCGCGTGTTCGCGAGGTGACGGAGGACATCGCCCGCGCGCTCGACACCGTCGGGCTGCTCAACGTCCAGCTCGCCGTCACGAGCGTCCACGACGACGACACAGAAAGCGAGGTGTTCGTGCTGGAGGCGAACCCACGCTCCTCGCGGACGGTCCCGTTCGTCTCGAAGGCGACGGGCGTCCCGATCGCGAAGCTCGCGGCGAAGGTGATGACGGACGGTGTCTCGCTCGCCGACCTCGACGCGGCAGAGCAGATCCCGGAGCACCTGAGCGTGAAGGAGGTTGTCCTCCCGTTCGACCGCCTGCCGGGGTCGGACCCGCGGCTCGGCCCGGAGATGAAATCGACCGGCGAGGTCATGGGCACCGCCCGGTCGTTCGGAAAGGCGTACGACAAGGCGCAGGACGCGACGAGCAAGCCGATCCCCGAGTCCGGCACCGCCGTCGTCGACCTGTCGGCCGAGGAGTTCCCCGATCCCGACACGGAGGCGGGCGAGGCGCTCGTCGAAGGGTACGCAGAGCACTTCCAGTTGAGCGAGGCGACGGACCTGATCGAGGCCGCGAAACACGGCGAGATCGACCTCATCGTCTCGCGCCAGCGCGAGCTGCTGGAAACAGCCGTCGAAGAGGAGATAACGTACTTCTCGACGTACGCCTCCGCGCAGGCGGCGCTCGAAGCGATCGAGCACGCGGACGACGACATCGACGTGATGGCCGTCTCAGACCGGCCGAAGCGCGTCGAGAAGTGGGGCGCGACCGAGTGA
- a CDS encoding nitrous oxide reductase accessory protein NosL, whose product MTDHDASPPEPQRSNGIRTTVSRRRALAGIGGGLATAAAGCLGGSNETSESITPVSIADDQACDQCGMIIADHPGTVGQVHFEDDEPEGGRPAQFCSGTCTYTYRFDAEDNGRTPLATFLTDYSTVDYEVYEEGSDTMLSSHTDADAFARATALTIVARSEIVGAMGPDLVPFSEDADAESFVAEYGGESMPATEVDRATLEAL is encoded by the coding sequence GTGACAGACCACGACGCCTCACCACCGGAACCGCAGCGGTCGAACGGGATCCGAACGACAGTGTCGCGCCGCCGCGCGCTGGCCGGGATCGGCGGCGGCCTCGCGACGGCGGCGGCCGGGTGTCTCGGCGGCTCGAACGAGACGAGCGAGTCGATCACGCCCGTCTCGATCGCCGACGATCAGGCCTGTGACCAGTGCGGGATGATCATCGCCGACCACCCGGGGACGGTCGGTCAGGTCCACTTCGAGGACGACGAGCCCGAGGGCGGCCGCCCCGCCCAGTTCTGCAGCGGCACCTGCACGTACACCTACCGGTTCGACGCCGAAGACAACGGTCGAACGCCGCTCGCCACGTTCCTCACCGACTACTCGACCGTCGACTACGAGGTGTACGAGGAGGGGTCAGACACGATGCTCTCGTCGCACACCGACGCGGACGCGTTCGCGCGGGCCACGGCTCTCACGATCGTCGCGCGGAGCGAGATCGTCGGCGCGATGGGGCCGGATCTAGTCCCGTTCAGCGAGGACGCAGACGCCGAGTCCTTCGTCGCCGAGTACGGCGGCGAGTCGATGCCGGCGACCGAGGTCGACCGGGCGACGCTCGAAGCGTTATAA
- a CDS encoding ABC transporter ATP-binding protein, translating into MSDVSRSYGGVTVLGDVSLSVSPGVTAVVGPNGSGKSTLLGILAGVTEPTTGEVSHGGADARKPIGYLPQRVPFRDGFTARETLAFYGRLVDADPDAALERVGLADAAGKRVESLSGGMRRLLGIAQALLGDPPVAVLDEPASGLDPTMRERAFRTATERAPEGTAVVISSHNLELVEAHADHLVVLDRGRVAAAGPLDRLRVDYDAESVDELYRAATGREGETEAESAASVDGDERETDDSVHVTGVSDR; encoded by the coding sequence ATGTCCGACGTCTCCCGGAGCTACGGCGGCGTCACGGTGCTCGGTGACGTTTCGCTGTCCGTCTCGCCCGGCGTCACCGCGGTCGTCGGGCCGAACGGTTCCGGGAAGTCGACGCTTCTCGGCATACTCGCCGGCGTGACCGAGCCGACGACCGGGGAGGTCAGCCACGGCGGCGCAGACGCGCGCAAACCGATCGGCTATCTTCCGCAGCGCGTGCCGTTCCGCGACGGGTTCACCGCACGGGAGACGCTCGCATTCTACGGGCGACTCGTCGACGCCGACCCGGACGCCGCGCTCGAACGAGTCGGGCTCGCCGACGCCGCCGGCAAGCGCGTCGAGTCGCTGTCAGGTGGAATGCGCCGCCTGCTCGGAATCGCACAGGCGCTCCTCGGCGATCCGCCCGTCGCGGTGCTCGATGAGCCCGCGAGCGGTCTCGACCCGACGATGCGCGAGCGAGCGTTCCGGACCGCCACCGAGCGCGCGCCCGAGGGGACCGCCGTGGTGATCAGCTCTCACAATCTCGAACTCGTCGAGGCGCACGCGGACCACCTCGTCGTCCTCGACCGTGGCCGCGTCGCCGCAGCCGGCCCGCTCGATCGGCTGCGTGTCGACTACGACGCCGAGAGCGTCGACGAACTGTACCGCGCCGCGACCGGACGGGAGGGGGAGACCGAAGCGGAGTCGGCCGCCTCTGTCGACGGGGACGAACGCGAGACGGACGACTCCGTCCATGTGACGGGGGTGTCCGACCGATGA
- a CDS encoding NosD domain-containing protein yields the protein MFDPYRDRSGRALAALLLFALATAVATGAAFAADPSDAAPSPVAYDDVVELGLSSETDALMAGDATLPRVQVFYSQLQYVVGYNGVESFASALAADRTERQFGYPIAAYVETFDSSRPGVTDEGLFAAELAGEWTPASEAVYVVGSEARSPAGETVVPFRDRDAAAAFVDDHGGTVIGWETLRSRSFDTDTAAVVRETAPRRWGEADRRIAAAARRSDRPVSVVVGEDAPTIQAAVDAAPADTTVVVPPGTYDETVAITKSVTVSGGGTGGDGGSQSEATRLRGDGNGSVLTVRAPNVSITGLRISGTGTQTRDPEAASRPPEEGEAWDTNIRLGYGHGDAGVKAVAAPGLFIDDVTVDTEASGLLLREESDTVVRRLRVDGTEAWQDGFMGIVGMQSRVTVTDSAFVGGRDGVYLHRADGSIVRNSSFAGNRYGTHLMYTGETLIADNAFRNETFGGITVMTRPAGNAIVGNDVRDSSAGIQASGTRTYVGYNTLAGNDLGFSTSARGSLYEHNVAANNALGARATTVVPSSRVVANDFVGNDVHADAGPGALRVWADDDRGNYWEGAGVSAELGLAAPGERAYRPTAPVDAALAREPAAILASESPAATLLDRLRGTVPGARTGGILDPAPSPEPHAPDRVASATDPDGDPVHGDWRGRSDNATAATDDATAEVVA from the coding sequence GTGTTCGATCCATACCGCGATCGGTCCGGACGCGCGCTCGCGGCACTCCTCCTGTTCGCGCTCGCGACCGCGGTCGCGACGGGCGCGGCGTTCGCCGCGGACCCGAGCGACGCCGCGCCGTCGCCGGTGGCGTACGACGACGTCGTCGAACTGGGGCTCTCGAGCGAGACAGACGCGCTCATGGCGGGCGACGCGACGCTTCCACGGGTGCAAGTGTTCTACTCGCAGCTGCAGTACGTCGTCGGCTACAACGGCGTCGAGTCGTTTGCGTCGGCGCTCGCAGCCGACCGCACCGAGCGGCAGTTCGGCTACCCGATCGCGGCATACGTCGAGACGTTCGATTCGAGCCGCCCGGGCGTCACCGACGAGGGGCTGTTCGCCGCCGAGCTCGCCGGGGAGTGGACGCCCGCGTCCGAGGCGGTCTACGTCGTCGGCAGCGAGGCGCGCTCGCCGGCAGGCGAAACCGTGGTGCCGTTTCGCGACCGTGACGCCGCGGCGGCCTTCGTCGACGACCACGGCGGAACCGTGATCGGGTGGGAGACGCTTCGGAGCCGCTCGTTCGACACGGACACCGCGGCGGTCGTGCGGGAGACGGCACCGCGACGCTGGGGCGAAGCCGACCGGCGGATCGCGGCCGCGGCGCGCCGGAGCGACCGTCCGGTCTCGGTCGTCGTCGGCGAGGACGCACCCACGATACAGGCCGCGGTCGACGCCGCTCCGGCGGACACGACCGTCGTCGTTCCGCCCGGAACCTACGATGAGACGGTTGCTATCACGAAGTCGGTGACGGTGTCGGGCGGCGGGACGGGCGGCGACGGCGGGTCGCAGAGTGAGGCGACACGGCTTCGCGGCGACGGGAACGGGTCGGTCCTCACCGTTCGTGCGCCGAACGTCTCTATCACCGGACTGCGGATTTCGGGTACCGGAACGCAGACGCGGGACCCGGAGGCCGCGAGCCGCCCGCCCGAGGAGGGCGAGGCGTGGGACACGAACATCCGGCTCGGGTACGGGCACGGCGACGCAGGAGTGAAAGCGGTCGCCGCCCCGGGGCTCTTTATCGACGACGTGACCGTCGACACCGAGGCCAGCGGACTGCTCCTCCGCGAGGAGTCCGACACCGTGGTCCGCAGGCTCCGCGTCGACGGGACCGAGGCGTGGCAGGACGGATTCATGGGTATCGTCGGAATGCAGTCGCGCGTGACGGTGACCGACAGCGCGTTCGTCGGCGGGCGCGACGGGGTGTACCTCCACCGCGCTGACGGGTCGATCGTCCGAAACTCCTCGTTCGCCGGCAACCGGTACGGGACACATCTGATGTACACGGGCGAGACGCTCATCGCCGACAACGCGTTCCGGAACGAGACGTTCGGCGGGATCACGGTGATGACGCGTCCGGCGGGCAACGCCATCGTCGGCAACGACGTGCGGGACTCCAGCGCGGGGATACAGGCCTCGGGAACGCGCACGTACGTCGGGTACAACACCCTCGCCGGCAACGACCTTGGGTTCTCGACGAGCGCGCGCGGGTCGCTGTACGAGCACAACGTGGCCGCGAACAACGCGCTCGGCGCGCGCGCGACGACCGTCGTTCCGTCGAGCCGAGTCGTCGCGAACGACTTCGTCGGCAACGACGTCCACGCCGACGCCGGACCGGGCGCGCTCCGCGTCTGGGCCGACGACGACCGCGGCAACTACTGGGAGGGGGCGGGCGTGAGCGCCGAACTCGGCCTCGCCGCGCCCGGCGAGCGGGCCTACCGGCCGACCGCGCCGGTCGACGCCGCGCTCGCCCGCGAGCCGGCGGCGATCCTCGCGAGCGAGTCCCCAGCGGCCACCCTCCTCGATCGGCTCCGCGGGACGGTTCCAGGGGCCCGCACGGGCGGTATCCTCGACCCCGCGCCGTCTCCCGAACCGCACGCTCCCGACCGGGTCGCGAGCGCGACGGACCCAGACGGTGACCCCGTCCACGGCGACTGGCGGGGACGCTCCGACAACGCGACCGCGGCGACAGACGACGCGACCGCGGAGGTGGTCGCGTGA
- a CDS encoding aldo/keto reductase: MEYTTLGNTGVTVSKICLGCMSFGDPDWREWVLDEEAGRELIDRAIELGVTFFDTANMYSNGASERVLGDALTEYDRDQFTVATKGYFQMDESNPNSGGLSRKAIEQELANSLDRLGMDTIDLYQIHRWDYDTPIDETLAALDDAVRRGDIRYPGASSMWAHQFAESLRVSEREGYERFATMQNHYNLAYREEEREMLPLCDKEDVGVMPWSPLARGYLTRPHEDVDATLRGETEEHLYEHPYREGGGPAVNERVAELADEKGVKMAQIGLAWLFHKDRVDTPIVGTTSVEHLEDAVEALDIDLSTSDMDWLEEPYEPVRVSGHE, translated from the coding sequence ATGGAGTACACGACGCTCGGGAACACGGGCGTGACCGTCTCGAAAATCTGTCTCGGCTGCATGAGCTTCGGCGACCCCGACTGGCGCGAGTGGGTCCTAGACGAGGAGGCGGGTCGCGAACTGATCGACCGGGCGATCGAACTCGGGGTGACGTTCTTCGACACCGCGAACATGTACTCGAACGGTGCCTCAGAGCGCGTCCTCGGCGACGCGCTCACGGAGTACGACCGCGATCAGTTCACCGTCGCCACGAAGGGGTACTTCCAGATGGACGAGTCGAACCCGAACTCGGGCGGGCTCTCGCGGAAGGCCATCGAGCAAGAGCTCGCGAACAGCCTCGATAGGCTCGGGATGGACACCATCGACCTGTACCAGATCCACCGCTGGGACTACGACACCCCGATCGACGAGACGCTCGCGGCGCTCGACGACGCGGTCCGTCGCGGAGATATTCGATATCCGGGTGCCTCCTCGATGTGGGCTCACCAGTTCGCCGAGTCGCTGCGCGTGAGCGAGCGCGAGGGGTACGAGCGGTTCGCCACGATGCAGAACCACTACAACCTCGCGTACCGCGAGGAGGAGCGTGAGATGCTTCCGCTGTGTGACAAAGAGGACGTCGGCGTGATGCCGTGGAGCCCGCTCGCGCGCGGCTACCTCACCCGACCGCACGAGGACGTCGACGCCACGCTGCGCGGCGAGACGGAAGAACATCTCTACGAGCACCCCTACCGCGAGGGCGGCGGGCCGGCCGTCAACGAACGGGTCGCCGAACTGGCCGACGAGAAGGGCGTGAAGATGGCGCAGATCGGACTCGCGTGGCTGTTCCACAAAGACCGCGTCGACACGCCCATCGTCGGGACCACGAGCGTCGAACACCTCGAAGACGCCGTCGAGGCGCTCGACATCGACCTGTCCACGTCGGACATGGACTGGCTGGAAGAGCCGTACGAGCCGGTTCGGGTGTCCGGACACGAGTGA
- a CDS encoding cryptochrome/photolyase family protein, whose amino-acid sequence MSDRTTLWLLGDQLNRDLDALVDADEVLLIEAHGFADRKPYHAHKLTLVFSAMRHFRDDLRDRGHDVRYVRAESFGEGLDAFLADRDGGGPGDTADADLRLMRPASHGAGERLRELVCERGATLTLLDNELFWTTPAAWRAWADDRRESDAGKTTITDDGTATRTYRQEGWYRHVRRETGVLMDGDDPVGGEWNYDDLNRETPPDDWTPPERPRFEPDELTRETHAWVVDRFDTWGAESLDGTDDGPGFAWPVTREEAERALNAFVREGLPAFGRYQDAMVGGEPFLAHSLLSPAINLGLLDPREPVRAVEAAYEARGVEPGAYDRAAHGRGGGAAATSLDDFAADGASIDGDDGSTIDADLPPVPLNAAEGFIRQVLGWREFVRHVYREAMPGLATANRLDQTRDLPPAYWDGETEMRCLSAAVGHVREHGYAHHIERLMVLSNFALLYGTRPAALNEWFHLGFVDAYHWVTTPNVVGMGSFGTDLLSSKPYAASGSYVNRMSDHCADCPYAVSRTTGEGACPFNALYWEFLADHEETLRGTGRMGLMYSHVDDKDDAEWAAIRERAREVRKLAEAGEL is encoded by the coding sequence GTGAGCGACCGGACGACGCTGTGGCTGCTCGGCGACCAGCTCAACCGCGACCTCGACGCGCTCGTCGACGCGGACGAGGTCCTCCTGATCGAAGCCCACGGGTTCGCCGACCGGAAGCCGTACCACGCGCACAAGCTGACGCTCGTCTTCTCGGCGATGCGCCACTTCCGCGACGATCTCCGCGACCGCGGACACGACGTCCGATACGTCCGCGCCGAGTCGTTCGGCGAGGGTCTCGATGCGTTCCTCGCCGACCGGGACGGGGGCGGTCCGGGAGACACCGCCGACGCCGACCTCCGGCTCATGCGTCCTGCGAGCCACGGGGCGGGCGAGCGGCTCCGCGAACTGGTCTGCGAGCGCGGTGCGACTCTGACCCTCCTCGACAACGAACTGTTCTGGACGACGCCGGCAGCGTGGCGGGCGTGGGCTGACGACCGGCGGGAGTCGGATGCGGGCAAGACTACGATTACCGACGACGGCACCGCGACCCGCACGTACCGACAGGAGGGGTGGTACCGACACGTCCGCCGCGAGACTGGCGTGCTGATGGACGGCGACGACCCGGTCGGCGGCGAGTGGAACTACGACGACCTGAACCGGGAGACGCCGCCGGACGACTGGACCCCGCCGGAACGGCCACGGTTCGAGCCCGACGAGCTGACCCGCGAGACCCACGCGTGGGTTGTGGATCGGTTCGACACATGGGGAGCCGAGTCGCTCGACGGGACCGACGACGGACCCGGCTTCGCGTGGCCCGTCACGCGCGAGGAGGCCGAACGGGCGCTCAACGCGTTCGTCCGCGAGGGACTCCCCGCGTTCGGCCGGTACCAGGACGCCATGGTCGGCGGCGAGCCGTTCCTCGCGCATTCGCTGCTCTCGCCCGCGATCAACCTCGGGCTGCTCGACCCGCGCGAGCCCGTCCGCGCCGTCGAGGCGGCCTACGAGGCGCGCGGCGTCGAGCCTGGCGCGTACGACCGCGCGGCGCACGGGCGCGGCGGTGGGGCCGCCGCGACCTCGCTCGACGACTTCGCCGCCGACGGCGCGAGCATCGACGGGGACGACGGGTCGACGATCGACGCCGACCTCCCGCCCGTCCCGCTCAACGCGGCGGAGGGGTTCATTCGGCAGGTGCTCGGCTGGCGCGAGTTCGTCCGTCACGTCTACCGCGAGGCGATGCCCGGACTGGCGACGGCGAACCGGCTGGACCAGACGCGGGACCTCCCGCCCGCATACTGGGACGGCGAGACGGAGATGCGGTGTCTCTCCGCGGCGGTGGGCCACGTCCGCGAGCACGGCTACGCCCACCACATCGAACGGCTGATGGTGTTGTCGAACTTCGCGCTGCTCTACGGGACCCGGCCGGCCGCGCTCAACGAGTGGTTCCACCTCGGGTTTGTCGACGCCTACCACTGGGTGACGACGCCGAACGTCGTCGGAATGGGGTCGTTCGGCACCGATCTCCTCTCCTCGAAGCCGTACGCCGCCTCCGGAAGCTACGTGAACCGGATGAGCGACCACTGCGCCGACTGTCCGTACGCCGTCTCCCGAACGACCGGCGAGGGGGCCTGCCCGTTCAACGCGCTCTACTGGGAGTTTCTCGCCGACCACGAGGAGACGCTTCGCGGCACCGGGCGCATGGGGCTGATGTACTCGCACGTCGACGACAAAGACGACGCGGAGTGGGCGGCGATCCGCGAGCGCGCGCGAGAGGTCCGGAAACTGGCCGAAGCCGGCGAGCTGTAG
- a CDS encoding SDR family NAD(P)-dependent oxidoreductase: MPRTAVVAGVGPGLGESIARRFHEEGCRVALLSRSTDHTESVAADLGERALTVAADVTDPDAVDAAFETVRDAFGPIDALVFNASGGAWKGVRDISLSEFEHALGVSATGALCCVQAAIDDMLDGDGGTVIFTGATSSVRGRGGAAGFSAGKFAARGLAESMARELGPEGIHVAHTVIDGQIAPPSGTDDPESFLDPDAIADAYWTLVTQDRSAWTLELDLRPHVEEF, from the coding sequence ATGCCACGAACTGCAGTCGTCGCGGGTGTCGGTCCGGGACTCGGAGAGTCGATCGCGCGTCGCTTCCACGAGGAGGGGTGTCGCGTCGCACTGCTTTCGCGTTCGACCGACCACACCGAATCGGTCGCGGCGGACCTCGGCGAGCGCGCGCTGACCGTCGCGGCTGACGTGACCGACCCGGACGCGGTCGACGCCGCCTTCGAGACGGTTCGAGACGCGTTCGGCCCGATCGACGCGCTCGTCTTCAACGCCAGCGGTGGGGCGTGGAAGGGCGTCCGCGACATCTCGCTTTCGGAGTTCGAGCACGCGCTCGGCGTTTCTGCGACCGGCGCGCTGTGCTGCGTACAGGCGGCTATCGACGACATGCTCGACGGAGACGGCGGAACGGTCATCTTCACCGGCGCGACCTCCTCGGTCCGGGGACGCGGCGGAGCCGCCGGATTCAGCGCTGGCAAGTTCGCCGCTCGCGGGCTCGCGGAGTCGATGGCCCGGGAACTCGGTCCTGAGGGGATCCACGTCGCTCACACCGTGATCGACGGGCAGATAGCCCCGCCGTCAGGAACGGACGACCCCGAGTCGTTCCTCGATCCCGACGCGATCGCGGACGCCTACTGGACCCTCGTCACCCAAGACCGCTCGGCGTGGACGCTGGAACTGGATCTCAGACCGCACGTCGAAGAGTTTTGA
- a CDS encoding winged helix-turn-helix transcriptional regulator, with amino-acid sequence MPDTRARVREHVRETPGVHFNRVSRDLEIATGQAQYHLRRLVGDGEVTADRIAGQTHYFDPQFDPWERAVIAFLRRETARGIIVRLHADGPARPVDLADDLGLARSTVSWHVSNLTERGVVEKSTDHPMTLSLSRPERTADLLDAVSPSLPDRIVDRFVRTVDSLFE; translated from the coding sequence ATGCCGGACACCAGAGCCCGGGTCCGCGAACACGTCCGCGAGACCCCCGGCGTACACTTCAACCGAGTGAGCCGCGACCTCGAGATCGCAACCGGACAGGCGCAGTATCACCTGCGGCGGCTGGTCGGCGACGGCGAGGTCACGGCCGACCGGATCGCCGGACAGACGCACTACTTCGACCCGCAGTTCGACCCGTGGGAGCGGGCGGTGATCGCGTTCCTCCGGCGCGAGACCGCCCGCGGTATCATCGTCCGCCTTCACGCAGACGGGCCGGCGCGCCCGGTCGATCTGGCGGACGACCTCGGTCTGGCGCGCAGCACGGTGTCGTGGCACGTCTCGAACCTGACAGAGCGCGGCGTCGTCGAGAAGTCGACCGACCACCCGATGACACTCTCTCTCTCGCGGCCCGAACGGACGGCCGACCTGCTCGATGCGGTGTCGCCGTCGCTCCCGGACCGGATCGTCGACCGGTTCGTTCGTACCGTGGACAGCCTGTTCGAGTGA